A genomic window from Thiomicrorhabdus sp. includes:
- a CDS encoding TetR/AcrR family transcriptional regulator — protein MSYLNNPELSEVKLKVLNSALHLFVEKGYFNTSIPDLVKHSGVSTGSIYHGFKDKQNIAEALMQQLLWQIEGEQNALLLDPTQNAWQQYQALCRWLIQTAQDHPHVSQFVLRAQHKEFMPDLAPICSSKPFIKLREVLENGMQQGLVREMDPMIAAASAYGGVLRLIQLSLDQMLPKPALEYLDEISETCWRSVAADIQK, from the coding sequence ATGTCCTACCTGAACAATCCCGAACTCAGCGAAGTCAAACTGAAAGTGCTGAACAGCGCTTTGCACCTGTTTGTCGAAAAAGGCTATTTCAACACCTCAATTCCCGATCTGGTCAAACACTCAGGCGTCAGCACCGGATCGATTTACCACGGATTCAAAGACAAACAAAACATCGCCGAAGCGCTGATGCAGCAGCTGTTATGGCAGATTGAAGGCGAGCAAAATGCCCTTCTCCTCGACCCGACCCAAAACGCCTGGCAACAGTATCAGGCGCTATGCCGCTGGCTCATTCAAACCGCTCAGGATCACCCACATGTCAGCCAGTTCGTCCTCAGAGCCCAGCACAAAGAATTCATGCCGGATCTGGCCCCGATCTGCTCTTCAAAACCGTTTATCAAATTAAGAGAAGTATTGGAAAACGGCATGCAGCAAGGGCTTGTTAGAGAAATGGATCCGATGATTGCCGCTGCCTCAGCCTACGGTGGAGTTCTGCGGTTGATACAACTTTCGCTCGACCAGATGCTTCCCAAGCCAGCGCTTGAATATCTGGACGAGATCAGCGAAACCTGTTGGCGAAGCGTGGCCGCCGACATCCAAAAATAA
- a CDS encoding DsrE family protein, producing the protein MRNFSWSKLFIASVLTLVAFASQAAEQNRYGFQKVVYHINYDDAKKQSSTLRNIQNHINAVGEDKLDIQVVLHGNGLSLLLKPDALQNVPKFKAANADTQMTQKIDQLKMQGVHFNVCANTVKGRDVNIERDLYDVEPSSVVPSGVAELAYLQSKGYLYLRP; encoded by the coding sequence ATGAGAAACTTTAGCTGGAGCAAACTATTCATCGCATCTGTGTTGACACTGGTCGCGTTCGCAAGTCAGGCCGCCGAACAAAACCGATACGGATTCCAGAAAGTGGTTTACCACATCAATTACGACGATGCCAAAAAGCAATCCTCAACCCTGCGGAACATTCAAAACCACATCAACGCCGTCGGCGAAGACAAGTTGGACATTCAAGTGGTGCTGCACGGTAACGGCCTGTCCTTGCTGCTCAAGCCGGACGCTTTGCAGAATGTGCCAAAGTTCAAAGCCGCCAATGCCGACACCCAGATGACGCAAAAAATCGACCAGCTCAAAATGCAGGGAGTCCATTTCAATGTGTGCGCCAACACCGTCAAAGGTCGTGACGTAAACATCGAACGCGATCTTTACGATGTTGAGCCTTCCAGTGTCGTTCCGAGCGGTGTCGCCGAACTGGCTTATCTGCAATCGAAAGGTTACCTGTATCTGCGTCCGTAA
- a CDS encoding DsrE family protein, whose amino-acid sequence MLKNTTQRILWLIGLFISCQAFAAQQEAPLPETFAEHKVVLQISDSDPFKQTLVLNVAGNLQRYYGAENVDIEVVSFGPGVRLMLKGNPNQVRMQSMMAAGIRFSACANTLKNFAGKLGHELETGNGIQVVPAGAGRLLQLNAAGWQLLKP is encoded by the coding sequence ATGTTAAAAAACACCACGCAACGGATCCTCTGGCTAATCGGTCTGTTTATCTCCTGCCAGGCCTTCGCCGCCCAGCAGGAAGCGCCGCTTCCGGAAACCTTTGCAGAACACAAAGTCGTCCTGCAAATCAGTGACAGTGACCCCTTCAAACAGACGCTGGTTCTGAACGTTGCCGGAAACCTGCAACGCTACTACGGTGCAGAAAATGTTGATATCGAAGTCGTCTCTTTCGGGCCCGGCGTTCGCTTGATGCTGAAGGGAAACCCGAATCAGGTTCGGATGCAGTCAATGATGGCGGCGGGAATTCGCTTCAGTGCCTGCGCCAATACCCTGAAAAACTTTGCCGGAAAATTGGGACATGAACTTGAAACCGGCAACGGCATTCAAGTTGTTCCTGCCGGCGCAGGACGACTTTTGCAACTCAATGCCGCAGGCTGGCAGCTGCTGAAACCTTAA
- a CDS encoding MBL fold metallo-hydrolase: MQTFKLALGFSLLGSVLPLANASDAYTEGFQHYAQEMKGYADGGIIPLSVDEYARDLEKTIKKEGYIGRTLPIPQAEEVADGIYTVVGSLIWHNPSNFGLNNNLSFMVFEDGVFVFNAGANTALAYSLHQQIKQVTDKPVKWVAVENSQGHAYLGASYWVDQGVKHLYSHSVANDDFHNGFAAIKNSWGTRVGHELTEDARDVSDLFTTFDDRITVDVGGGESVQIMNFGPGHTPGSTIVYLPKRNIVFPGDLAYNKRMLALFSYTDTRKWVETFEVFMDAMPKDVKVVPGHGSPTSLQQVKKDTYDYLKDMHTQIEKLIAAGGNEQNLDQIDQTAYSDRPVFEQTYRNNAVHIYREFTGGDLGESNE, encoded by the coding sequence ATGCAAACATTTAAACTCGCGCTCGGATTCAGCTTACTCGGCAGCGTGCTGCCTTTAGCCAATGCCTCGGACGCTTACACCGAGGGGTTTCAGCACTACGCTCAGGAAATGAAAGGCTATGCCGATGGCGGCATCATTCCTCTGTCAGTGGATGAATACGCCCGCGACCTGGAAAAAACCATCAAAAAAGAAGGTTACATCGGCAGAACACTGCCGATTCCGCAAGCCGAAGAAGTCGCCGACGGCATCTACACCGTGGTCGGCAGCCTGATCTGGCATAACCCGAGCAACTTCGGCCTGAACAACAACCTAAGCTTCATGGTATTCGAAGACGGGGTTTTTGTATTCAATGCCGGTGCCAATACGGCCCTGGCCTATTCTCTTCACCAGCAAATCAAACAAGTGACCGACAAACCGGTAAAATGGGTCGCTGTGGAAAACAGTCAGGGACACGCTTATCTGGGAGCGAGCTACTGGGTTGATCAAGGCGTAAAACACCTTTACTCTCATTCCGTCGCAAACGACGACTTCCATAACGGTTTTGCTGCAATCAAAAACAGCTGGGGCACTCGAGTCGGCCATGAACTGACCGAAGACGCCCGCGACGTGTCTGATCTCTTCACCACCTTCGACGACCGCATCACAGTCGATGTCGGCGGCGGTGAAAGCGTACAGATTATGAATTTCGGCCCGGGCCATACTCCCGGCTCCACCATTGTCTACCTGCCAAAACGCAATATCGTCTTCCCTGGCGACCTGGCCTACAATAAACGCATGTTGGCACTATTCTCCTATACAGACACTCGTAAATGGGTTGAAACCTTTGAAGTCTTTATGGATGCCATGCCAAAAGACGTCAAGGTCGTACCCGGCCATGGCAGCCCGACCAGTCTGCAACAAGTCAAAAAAGATACTTACGACTATCTGAAAGACATGCATACACAGATCGAAAAACTGATTGCCGCCGGCGGTAACGAACAGAATCTGGATCAGATCGACCAAACCGCTTACAGCGACCGTCCGGTTTTCGAGCAGACCTACCGCAATAATGCCGTGCATATTTACCGTGAATTTACCGGCGGTGATTTAGGCGAAAGCAACGAATAA
- a CDS encoding RNA polymerase sigma factor, which translates to MNFSKKVTGFLCDAREKQRFNSAIEKQYSGLYRLAFAWCHQAAVAEDLVQETLLKAIESRKDLECLEHLNAWLCRIMHNQFLDNIRYNRRWEWVEESEIDQYFCADCTETQLIRQQTAERFYQALSRLSFSQREAITLADLQGFSYQEIAEITETPIGTVMSRISRGREKLKELLQQAETQQNRVISLWRS; encoded by the coding sequence ATGAATTTTTCAAAAAAAGTAACCGGTTTTCTGTGTGATGCGCGGGAAAAACAGAGATTTAACAGCGCCATTGAGAAGCAGTATTCCGGGTTGTATCGTCTGGCATTTGCCTGGTGTCATCAGGCTGCAGTGGCGGAAGATCTGGTTCAGGAAACTCTGCTTAAAGCGATAGAAAGCCGCAAAGATCTTGAGTGTTTGGAGCATTTGAATGCATGGTTGTGCCGGATCATGCATAATCAGTTTTTGGATAATATCCGTTATAACCGTCGCTGGGAGTGGGTGGAGGAGTCGGAAATCGATCAGTATTTTTGTGCTGATTGCACCGAAACCCAGCTGATCAGACAGCAGACTGCCGAGCGTTTTTATCAGGCGTTATCACGCCTTTCTTTCTCACAGAGAGAGGCGATTACGCTTGCTGATCTGCAAGGGTTCAGTTATCAGGAAATTGCTGAGATAACCGAAACGCCAATCGGTACGGTTATGAGCCGGATTTCACGCGGACGCGAAAAATTAAAAGAATTACTGCAGCAGGCTGAGACCCAGCAGAACAGAGTGATCTCTCTTTGGAGAAGTTGA